The genomic window GCAATTGAGAATGTATTTAAGCCGTTAATTGGAAGGTAATTATGTTTAAAAAACTATTATTAAGTTTAGTAATACCAATATTTATGATAGCACCTGCAAGTGCTAAAATGAAATGTTGGTCATCGTATCAAGCGACAACGACTGGAAGCCAAACTTTAGAGTGGTCTTATTATAAGAATGTTACTATTGGCACTACAAATGTAAGTGGAACAGTAACGAATTTTCCTACACTTCTTGTAATAGGGACGGACACAGATATTGCAAACAATACTCAAAATAGTGGGAATGATATAAGAATAACAGATAGTAATAATGTTAAAATACCTTATGAAATAGAGTATTTCACCAAAACGGTTACAGCAAATCAGATAATTATTTGGTTTCCAGGCACCTGGACACCAAATGCCACTTCAACCATTAGAATTCATTATGGGCAATCAACGGCTGCTTCTGGACAAAATATAACAGGTGTCTGGGATAGCAATTTTAAAGGTGTTTGGCATCAGGATGAAACCTCTGGAACTATATATGATTCAACTTCATTTGCAAATAATGGAATACCCAATAATGGAGTAGTCCAAGATGCTCTTGGCAAAATAGATGGAGCGGATGATTTTAATGGAACAACTCATTATATTGATGCTGGAAATTCATCTTCATTACAAGTTGCCAATGGAACTATTATGGGGTGGGTAAAACCCGATAATGTATCTAATACGCAATTCATTGCTGGATTGCCTTACGATGATGGGGCTACCTGGGATACTCCCTGGACTGGATTTGTATTTAGTATTTTAACTGATGTGTCTCCTGGAACTATTAGGTGGTATGGGTCAATAGGAGGAACTTATTCATGTTTTTCTTCTAACGGTAATGAAGTAGCAGTTGGTAATTTGTATTATATAGGAATAACTTGGGATGGTTCTGTCGCAAGAATTTATAAAAATGGAGCAGAGATAAAAAATAGTAATGCTGGATGGGAGACAGGGGGTGGAACAGGTAATTTAAGTTATGGAACTCCTGCGCCTTCTTTTGTAATAGGAATGCGAAGCAAGAATAGTCCTGGTGAATATTACGATGGTATTAGTGATGAAGTCCGTATCTCTAACATTGCTCGCTCTGCTAATTGGATAGCAACAGAATATAATAACCAAAATAATCCATTTGGTTTTTATACCATTGGGATACAACAAACTTCGAGTTATACAGAAATACAATAAGGAGGAAAGGGATGAAAAAATTATTGATTTTAGCGGGGTTATTAAGTTTATTATCTTGTGGTTTCGTTGAAGCAAACGATTATCTTGAACTGGGAATAAGCATAAATAAGCTGGATAAAGATAAGGGAATTGTAACCTTGTCGCAACTAAATATTAATGCTCAACCTAATTATGTGCCACGATGGTTACAGA from bacterium includes these protein-coding regions:
- a CDS encoding DUF2341 domain-containing protein, giving the protein MFKKLLLSLVIPIFMIAPASAKMKCWSSYQATTTGSQTLEWSYYKNVTIGTTNVSGTVTNFPTLLVIGTDTDIANNTQNSGNDIRITDSNNVKIPYEIEYFTKTVTANQIIIWFPGTWTPNATSTIRIHYGQSTAASGQNITGVWDSNFKGVWHQDETSGTIYDSTSFANNGIPNNGVVQDALGKIDGADDFNGTTHYIDAGNSSSLQVANGTIMGWVKPDNVSNTQFIAGLPYDDGATWDTPWTGFVFSILTDVSPGTIRWYGSIGGTYSCFSSNGNEVAVGNLYYIGITWDGSVARIYKNGAEIKNSNAGWETGGGTGNLSYGTPAPSFVIGMRSKNSPGEYYDGISDEVRISNIARSANWIATEYNNQNNPFGFYTIGIQQTSSYTEIQ